The following coding sequences lie in one Methanobacterium alcaliphilum genomic window:
- a CDS encoding beta strand repeat-containing protein, translated as MQRRLFAILITIVFAMIICGASTVAAANDTDNFDTDGLTTSNSIQLNESQTNNQNSMENYGSNVTEDGLPSKETNSNSSESTQSTTTMGTDSTAPDPQIWRNGVPVARGFYPAGYVFSSIYWAMYYAQDGDTIMLESGATFTETFTVSKNLSFDVLDNGRATISGSNSARRVTVSSGCTVTFNNIDFINGNTNRNGGAITSSGTLILNNCTFSNNRADGNGGAIYSTGTLTINNCNFTSNAAASGGAIYANGVLTITGSKFTSNTGSSDGGAIYSNNGLIITNSSFTSNTASMNNNGAGGAICQGDSTTNIGMNLVITNCTFTSNQGQHGGAIWTNAGTSANSATITNTSFTSNVGIYGGAIRNWGILTISKSNFTSNSATQGGALNNYNNGRSILTVTESNLLYNSATTGGALYNDAGTSELHFNRIVGNSGTDVYRSSGVLNAQNNWWGTNLEGSTPLAAGKVNNDVNATTWLVLKINANPNLIKVGGTSTVTATLTYDNAGTYYNPASGHVPDGIIVDFSGTLGTIPDGSMVNGVATSTFTAGSKPGVANVSAAVDSQTVNTNITIGRDDVYVSPTGSDTTGDGSSSNPFQTISAGIAGVYPGGTVHILNGTYNSSSDRNIVINKNMTIVGSGASSTILNAQLQGNFFNITSGSTVRISGLTLANGSITGNGGAINNAGNLTLTECNLLNNTATGNGKTIYNTGNANITFNRIIGNGVVIYSTTNTVNATNNWWGNNSNPSSNVSSNVNVSRWLVLTVGASPTLIKVGNTSTVTADVTHDNTGADTSSQGHIPDGIPIGFVGTLGNVSSGTTVNGRVIVTFTAGPKPGIAVVNATSDNQTVSASITIGRDEVYVSPDGNDATGDGSAEHPFKTISAGIAGVYPGGTIQIASGTYNEHDLVINKNVTIAGSGASTTIINAQEIGRIFNITSGNTASISGLTLANASATGNGGAINNAGNLTLTENNLLNNTATGTGGTIYNTGNLIMHFNKINGTGNVIASPSGSVDAKVNWWVSNDNPSSKVSGNVDVSTWLVLRVTASPNIVQTGETSLITADLTHNQNGVYYNPSSGHVPDGIVISFSSTLGTVNPGSSVMVNGVATTTFTATSPSGTAVVNATGSPTVSTDIDILGEHIYVSPTGSDSEGDGSAAKPYATIKKAVEMTAPGGTLTILSGTYTGAGNYDVTIDKNINIVGSGANSTIIDAQSLGRIFDITDGSTVSITNLTLQNGRANGNGGAINNAGNLTITGCNLLNNTATGTGSAIYNTGNAEIHFNRIIGSGILINSTSGAVDATNNWWGSNADPSSKVSTGVDVSTWLVLTVSASPNVVAVGGTSTITADLIHNNLGVDTSSLGHVPDGISILFNTTDHTLGVINPELDILRNGLSNSRFTAINTGLPNISVSLDNEMQNTNIRIYDNVTLSVTNYAWLPGVYTYNYKQQVVMLAQVNNLGNTAATNIVVKYVIGKAFKVISYNLIQPGTLSFDEDTNTFTWVIDILEGGNGTSSGSYASFSVLLESLKVGSGTSDFSLNSTIVSCDQNNIGATKTRVRNLIISPAADIQVDQTVNNTNPQQGDYVTITVKVKNNGPSNATGINITNMIPDSLYVGSLDINTGFTLSLGSYDLSTGIWSISNLNNNTEATLTIIARVDAVSGTQITNRAYRSGIATQYDWFTANDASIINITVNASSKSSTNNVTLSVTNYAWLPGVYTYNYKQQVVMLAQVNNLGNTAATNIVVKYVIGKAFKVISYNLIQPGTLSFDEDTNTFTWVIDILEGGNGTSSGSYASFSVLLESLKVGSGTSDFSLNSTIVSCDQNNIGATKTRVRNLIISPAADIQVDQTVNNTNPQQGDYVTITVKVKNNGPSNATGINITNMIPDSLYVGSLDINTGFTLSLGSYDLSTGIWSISNLNNNTEATLTIIARVDAVSGTQITNRAYRSGIATQYDWFTANDSMQTYILVN; from the coding sequence ATGCAAAGAAGATTATTTGCAATTTTGATAACAATTGTCTTTGCAATGATCATTTGTGGTGCTTCAACAGTAGCTGCAGCAAATGATACTGATAATTTTGATACGGATGGTTTAACCACGTCAAATTCCATCCAATTAAATGAATCACAGACAAATAATCAAAATTCAATGGAAAACTACGGATCAAATGTGACTGAAGATGGATTGCCAAGTAAAGAAACTAATTCAAATTCTTCAGAAAGTACTCAATCGACTACAACGATGGGAACAGATTCTACTGCTCCTGATCCACAGATTTGGAGAAATGGGGTTCCAGTAGCGAGAGGATTCTATCCTGCAGGATATGTTTTTAGTTCAATTTATTGGGCTATGTACTATGCTCAAGATGGCGATACAATTATGTTAGAAAGTGGCGCAACTTTTACAGAAACATTTACTGTCAGTAAAAATTTGAGTTTCGATGTTCTTGACAATGGCCGTGCCACTATAAGTGGTAGTAATTCAGCTCGCAGGGTTACTGTTAGTTCTGGTTGTACGGTTACTTTCAATAACATAGATTTCATCAACGGAAACACTAATAGGAATGGAGGAGCTATTACTAGCTCGGGTACTCTAATATTAAATAATTGTACTTTCAGTAATAACCGTGCAGATGGTAATGGGGGCGCAATTTACAGTACTGGGACATTAACTATAAATAACTGTAATTTCACGAGTAATGCTGCAGCTAGCGGCGGGGCTATTTATGCTAATGGTGTTTTAACAATAACCGGTAGTAAATTCACCAGTAATACTGGGAGCTCTGATGGTGGTGCAATTTACAGTAATAACGGTTTAATAATCACCAATAGTTCTTTTACAAGTAACACAGCATCTATGAATAATAATGGTGCTGGTGGTGCTATATGTCAAGGAGATAGTACTACTAATATTGGAATGAATTTAGTTATCACAAACTGTACATTTACCAGTAATCAGGGACAACACGGAGGAGCAATATGGACCAATGCAGGTACTTCTGCAAACTCCGCGACGATAACCAATACATCATTTACCAGTAATGTAGGAATCTACGGTGGTGCGATTCGTAACTGGGGAATTTTAACCATCAGCAAATCAAACTTCACCAGTAACAGTGCTACTCAAGGGGGAGCCTTAAATAATTATAACAATGGAAGATCCATTTTAACTGTAACTGAATCTAATTTACTTTATAATAGTGCAACTACTGGCGGGGCTCTTTACAATGATGCCGGTACTTCTGAACTTCACTTCAACAGGATAGTTGGAAATTCTGGAACAGATGTATATAGATCTAGTGGGGTTTTAAATGCACAAAACAACTGGTGGGGGACTAACCTGGAAGGCAGCACTCCACTAGCTGCAGGAAAAGTAAACAATGATGTTAATGCCACTACTTGGTTAGTCTTAAAGATAAATGCTAACCCTAATTTGATAAAAGTTGGTGGAACTTCAACAGTAACTGCCACCTTAACCTATGACAATGCAGGAACTTATTATAACCCTGCATCAGGACATGTTCCCGATGGAATAATAGTAGATTTCAGTGGTACCCTAGGAACAATTCCAGATGGAAGTATGGTAAATGGAGTGGCAACTTCAACTTTCACTGCAGGTTCCAAGCCAGGAGTGGCAAATGTAAGTGCTGCTGTGGACAGTCAAACTGTAAATACGAACATAACTATTGGTCGGGATGATGTTTACGTTTCACCCACGGGCAGCGATACTACTGGAGACGGAAGCTCAAGCAATCCATTCCAGACTATAAGTGCAGGAATAGCCGGGGTTTACCCTGGAGGAACCGTTCATATCTTAAATGGAACATACAATAGTTCAAGTGACCGGAATATTGTAATCAACAAAAACATGACTATTGTTGGATCAGGTGCAAGTTCCACAATACTCAATGCACAATTACAGGGAAACTTCTTTAACATAACCAGTGGATCCACAGTTAGAATTTCTGGATTAACCCTAGCAAATGGTAGTATAACTGGAAATGGTGGAGCCATAAACAATGCAGGTAATCTGACTCTTACTGAATGTAACTTATTAAATAACACTGCAACAGGTAATGGAAAAACAATATACAATACGGGAAATGCCAATATCACATTCAACCGGATAATTGGAAATGGAGTTGTAATATACAGTACCACTAATACTGTAAATGCCACCAACAACTGGTGGGGAAATAATTCTAATCCAAGTAGTAATGTTTCAAGTAATGTGAATGTCAGCAGATGGCTGGTTCTAACAGTAGGTGCTTCACCTACTTTAATTAAAGTAGGAAACACTTCCACAGTTACAGCTGATGTAACTCACGATAACACTGGAGCAGATACCTCCAGCCAGGGACACATACCTGATGGAATACCAATAGGATTTGTGGGAACACTGGGAAATGTGAGCTCAGGCACCACAGTAAATGGTAGAGTGATTGTAACTTTCACAGCAGGACCTAAACCCGGAATTGCCGTGGTCAATGCAACTTCTGATAACCAAACCGTCAGTGCATCAATTACCATTGGCAGGGATGAAGTCTATGTATCACCTGATGGAAATGACGCTACCGGAGACGGCAGTGCTGAACATCCATTTAAAACAATTAGTGCAGGAATAGCAGGAGTTTACCCTGGAGGAACCATACAAATTGCCAGTGGAACCTACAATGAACACGATCTAGTTATAAATAAAAATGTGACTATTGCAGGGTCTGGTGCAAGTACTACTATTATTAATGCTCAAGAAATCGGTAGAATATTCAATATAACCAGTGGAAATACTGCAAGTATCTCCGGACTAACTTTAGCTAATGCCAGTGCCACTGGAAATGGTGGAGCTATAAACAATGCAGGAAACCTAACCTTAACTGAAAATAATCTACTAAATAATACTGCAACTGGAACTGGAGGAACCATTTACAACACTGGAAACCTAATCATGCACTTCAACAAAATTAATGGAACCGGCAATGTCATTGCCAGCCCAAGTGGTTCAGTCGATGCCAAAGTAAACTGGTGGGTTTCCAATGATAATCCAAGTAGTAAAGTAAGTGGAAATGTTGATGTCAGTACATGGTTAGTTCTAAGAGTAACAGCATCACCAAATATCGTACAAACTGGTGAAACCTCACTCATTACAGCAGACCTAACCCATAATCAAAATGGAGTATACTACAACCCTTCATCTGGACATGTTCCTGATGGAATAGTTATATCTTTCAGCAGTACTTTAGGTACAGTAAATCCTGGAAGTTCTGTGATGGTCAATGGGGTTGCAACAACCACATTCACAGCCACATCACCCTCTGGAACTGCTGTTGTAAATGCAACTGGAAGCCCAACAGTAAGTACAGATATTGACATATTAGGAGAGCATATTTATGTATCTCCAACAGGTAGTGACAGTGAAGGAGATGGAAGTGCAGCAAAACCATATGCAACCATTAAAAAAGCAGTTGAAATGACAGCACCAGGTGGAACATTAACCATATTAAGTGGAACTTACACAGGAGCTGGAAACTACGATGTAACCATAGATAAAAATATAAACATTGTAGGATCTGGAGCTAACTCTACCATCATTGATGCACAATCACTGGGAAGAATCTTTGATATCACTGATGGCTCTACAGTGAGCATTACCAATTTGACTTTACAAAATGGTAGAGCAAATGGAAATGGTGGAGCAATCAACAATGCCGGAAATTTGACTATTACTGGATGTAATTTATTAAATAATACTGCAACCGGAACCGGAAGTGCGATTTACAACACTGGAAATGCAGAAATACACTTCAATAGGATCATTGGCAGCGGAATTCTAATAAATAGTACATCTGGAGCAGTGGATGCTACCAATAACTGGTGGGGCAGTAATGCAGATCCAAGTAGTAAAGTATCTACTGGTGTGGATGTTAGTACCTGGTTGGTTTTGACTGTTAGTGCAAGCCCAAATGTAGTAGCTGTAGGTGGAACTTCAACCATTACAGCTGATTTAATACACAATAATCTGGGAGTTGATACCAGTAGTCTGGGCCATGTTCCTGATGGGATTAGTATTTTATTTAATACTACGGATCATACATTAGGTGTAATTAACCCTGAACTTGATATTTTGAGAAACGGATTATCAAATTCTCGTTTCACTGCTATAAATACAGGTTTGCCAAATATATCAGTTAGCTTAGATAATGAAATGCAAAATACAAATATTCGTATATATGATAATGTGACTTTGTCTGTGACTAATTATGCGTGGCTTCCGGGTGTTTATACTTATAATTATAAGCAGCAGGTTGTTATGTTGGCTCAGGTGAATAATTTGGGTAATACGGCTGCTACGAATATTGTGGTTAAGTATGTTATTGGAAAAGCGTTTAAAGTTATTAGTTATAATTTGATTCAGCCGGGTACTTTAAGTTTTGATGAAGATACTAATACTTTCACGTGGGTGATTGATATATTGGAGGGTGGTAATGGAACTTCTTCAGGTTCTTATGCTTCTTTTTCAGTTTTATTAGAATCTCTGAAAGTGGGTAGTGGAACTTCTGATTTTAGTCTTAATTCGACTATTGTGAGTTGTGATCAAAATAATATTGGTGCTACTAAAACTAGGGTTAGGAATTTGATTATTTCTCCTGCTGCGGATATTCAGGTTGATCAGACAGTGAATAATACTAATCCTCAACAAGGAGATTATGTGACTATCACTGTTAAAGTAAAAAATAATGGTCCAAGTAATGCTACGGGGATTAATATTACAAATATGATACCTGATAGTTTGTATGTAGGTTCATTAGATATTAATACCGGTTTCACACTAAGTTTAGGAAGTTATGATTTGTCGACGGGTATTTGGAGTATTTCTAATTTGAATAATAACACGGAAGCTACTTTAACTATAATTGCTAGAGTTGATGCTGTATCTGGAACTCAAATTACTAACCGTGCTTATCGTTCAGGAATAGCAACACAATACGATTGGTTCACAGCAAACGACGCTTCCATTATAAATATAACTGTAAATGCAAGCAGCAAGTCATCTACTAATAATGTGACTTTGTCTGTGACTAATTATGCGTGGCTTCCGGGTGTTTATACTTATAATTATAAGCAGCAGGTTGTTATGTTGGCTCAGGTGAATAATTTGGGTAATACGGCTGCTACGAATATTGTGGTTAAGTATGTTATTGGAAAAGCGTTTAAAGTTATTAGTTATAATTTGATTCAGCCGGGTACTTTAAGTTTTGATGAAGATACTAATACTTTCACGTGGGTGATTGATATATTGGAGGGTGGTAATGGAACTTCTTCAGGTTCTTATGCTTCTTTTTCAGTTTTATTAGAATCTCTGAAAGTGGGTAGTGGAACTTCTGATTTTAGTCTTAATTCGACTATTGTGAGTTGTGATCAAAATAATATTGGTGCTACTAAAACTAGGGTTAGGAATTTGATTATTTCTCCTGCTGCGGATATTCAGGTTGATCAGACAGTGAATAATACTAATCCTCAACAAGGAGATTATGTGACTATCACTGTTAAAGTAAAAAATAATGGTCCAAGTAATGCTACGGGGATTAATATTACAAATATGATACCTGATAGTTTGTATGTAGGTTCATTAGATATTAATACCGGTTTCACACTAAGTTTAGGAAGTTATGATTTGTCGACGGGTATTTGGAGTATTTCTAATTTGAATAATAACACGGAAGCTACTTTAACTATAATTGCTAGAGTTGATGCTGTATCTGGAACTCAAATTACTAACCGTGCTTATCGTTCAGGAATAGCAACACAATACGATTGGTTCACAGCAAACGATTCTATGCAAACATATATCCTAGTAAATTGA
- a CDS encoding ABC transporter ATP-binding protein has protein sequence MKAKNFLKGSYIGQYIIHLTSFKPKKFTLTVILMVIISLTEGIGLLLLVPLLQLVGLNVQEGSLGQIASSISYFFNQIQVEPNLAMVLVIYVLIISLNSFFVKLQSTSSAEIQYEFAADIRKKLFSSITNSNWLFFTKKRSSDFAHALTNEVERISVGAGQFLSLTANVFVLAVYLIFALELSGLITWMVFLVGLILLLILKKRTSASASTGQDLTIKSKEMYSSTMQHLDGMKTIKSFNMEHQNIDDFSKTANDLADKYKTTIKNYTDIKFYFDVGSVIILSVIVFILISVITISTAELLILLFLFVRMIPRFSTIQRSYQYFINMIPAFVNVVNLEKECEYNKEMDSKDVDLIFKDSITFENVSFSYDNNSFAIKNLNLNIPHGKTTAIVGLSGAGKSTIADLLMGLIKPDKGNLIIDRTNLTDKTRRTWRDQIGYVAQDTFLFNDTIRSNLLLVKPDACDKDFKDALNSASADEFVYKLPEGLNTILGDRGVRLSGGERQRLTFARALLKKPSLLILDEATSNLDSKHEKRILDSIENIHGDVTILMIAHRLSTIRNADFIYLISNGKIIESGTWQELIEMKKGRFNSIFNSQHIEKN, from the coding sequence ATGAAAGCAAAGAATTTTTTAAAAGGAAGTTACATTGGCCAGTACATAATCCATTTAACCAGTTTTAAGCCTAAAAAATTCACTTTAACTGTAATTTTAATGGTAATTATTAGCCTAACAGAAGGTATTGGGTTACTCTTACTGGTGCCCTTGCTGCAGTTAGTTGGTTTAAATGTACAGGAAGGATCTCTGGGACAAATTGCTTCATCCATATCATATTTCTTTAATCAAATCCAGGTTGAACCCAACCTGGCCATGGTCCTTGTAATATATGTGTTGATTATCAGCTTGAATTCATTCTTTGTTAAATTGCAGAGCACGAGTAGTGCAGAAATCCAGTATGAATTTGCAGCAGATATTAGGAAAAAACTTTTCTCATCCATCACCAATTCCAATTGGCTTTTTTTTACTAAAAAAAGGTCTTCTGATTTTGCCCATGCCCTGACCAATGAAGTGGAAAGAATCAGTGTAGGGGCGGGTCAATTTTTAAGTTTAACTGCTAATGTCTTTGTACTTGCAGTTTATCTTATCTTTGCCCTGGAGTTATCTGGTTTGATAACCTGGATGGTGTTTTTAGTAGGGCTGATTCTTCTTTTAATTTTAAAAAAAAGAACAAGTGCTTCTGCCTCAACTGGCCAAGATCTTACCATTAAATCTAAAGAGATGTATTCCTCCACTATGCAGCATTTGGATGGTATGAAGACCATTAAAAGTTTCAATATGGAACATCAAAATATTGATGATTTTTCAAAAACTGCTAACGATCTTGCAGATAAATATAAAACAACTATTAAAAATTACACTGATATTAAATTCTATTTTGATGTAGGGTCTGTAATTATTCTAAGTGTTATTGTATTCATTTTAATCAGTGTTATAACAATTTCAACAGCAGAACTTCTAATATTATTATTCTTATTTGTGAGAATGATACCTCGATTTTCCACTATACAGCGCAGTTACCAGTATTTTATAAATATGATTCCTGCTTTTGTTAATGTGGTGAATTTAGAAAAAGAATGTGAATATAATAAAGAAATGGATAGTAAAGATGTTGATTTAATCTTTAAAGACAGCATAACTTTTGAGAATGTTTCTTTTTCATATGATAATAATTCTTTTGCCATTAAAAATCTAAATTTAAATATACCTCACGGAAAGACAACTGCCATTGTTGGTTTATCTGGGGCGGGGAAAAGTACTATTGCGGACTTATTAATGGGGTTAATAAAACCAGACAAAGGTAATCTTATAATAGATCGCACAAATTTAACTGATAAAACCAGGCGCACATGGCGTGATCAAATAGGTTACGTAGCTCAGGATACATTTCTATTCAATGATACTATCCGTAGCAATTTACTTTTAGTCAAACCAGATGCATGTGATAAAGATTTTAAAGATGCTTTAAACTCAGCTTCAGCCGATGAGTTTGTTTATAAACTTCCTGAAGGTTTAAATACTATTTTAGGTGATCGGGGAGTTAGGTTGTCTGGAGGAGAGAGACAACGATTAACATTTGCCAGAGCATTACTAAAAAAACCATCATTATTAATATTAGATGAAGCAACCAGTAATCTCGATTCTAAACACGAGAAAAGAATATTAGATTCAATTGAAAATATACATGGTGATGTGACCATTTTAATGATAGCCCATAGGTTATCCACTATCCGTAATGCAGATTTCATTTATTTAATTAGTAACGGCAAAATAATTGAATCTGGAACTTGGCAGGAACTTATTGAAATGAAAAAAGGAAGATTTAATAGTATTTTTAATAGTCAACATATAGAGAAAAATTAA
- a CDS encoding FxLYD domain-containing protein: MDKKFLVMFIILSMVVVPAISGCTIKNKSDKTWGEKEPAKLSDLYIINSTGDHSDRNTTFYYYIWGYIGNKAKSDASNVEITAKYYDKNGTLLGNTTVSPYNPKIVPALSKSSFYITFEDPDQKIVNYTLNIVIKK, translated from the coding sequence ATGGATAAAAAATTTTTAGTCATGTTTATTATTTTGTCTATGGTAGTAGTGCCAGCAATATCTGGTTGTACTATTAAAAATAAATCTGATAAAACTTGGGGAGAAAAAGAACCAGCTAAATTAAGTGATTTATATATAATAAATTCTACTGGAGATCACTCAGATAGAAATACTACATTTTACTATTATATTTGGGGATATATTGGAAATAAAGCAAAATCTGATGCTTCTAATGTGGAAATAACTGCTAAATATTATGATAAAAACGGTACTTTACTGGGGAATACTACAGTGTCTCCTTATAATCCTAAAATAGTTCCTGCATTAAGTAAATCATCTTTTTATATTACTTTTGAAGATCCTGATCAAAAAATTGTAAATTATACATTAAATATTGTAATTAAGAAATAA
- a CDS encoding nucleotidyltransferase family protein encodes MKWDYLIAKALLHRVMPLLYINLNSICPESVPNNILSQLKNFFNENAKKNLLLTGELITVMNLLRSKDIDTFSYKGPILASTAYGNITFREFSDIDILLTNRSDALKAKNIILSRGYELYHPKETKSENKDPYMKLLSEFTFINPKTRSTVEIKWNFEGMFFSFPKNPNFLLNDPKIFEISEFKLKTFSQVNQILILSIHVAKHGWTRLSWICDISEFIQRENIDWYETLEKAEKLGVKRILMINLSLARDFFGLELPDTISYDLSSDDAVKTISDIIKKRIFYENNKSLNIFEKSYIYFKKRENVMDGIKDCLNILTRPVYRDYKDIPLPQFLFPLYFILHPILLIIRYH; translated from the coding sequence GTGAAATGGGATTATTTAATAGCGAAAGCATTATTACATAGAGTAATGCCTCTTTTATATATTAATCTTAATTCTATTTGTCCTGAAAGCGTTCCGAATAATATTTTAAGCCAATTAAAAAATTTTTTTAATGAAAATGCCAAAAAAAACCTATTATTAACTGGAGAATTAATTACTGTTATGAACTTATTAAGGTCAAAAGATATTGACACATTTTCTTACAAGGGGCCTATTTTAGCATCCACCGCATATGGAAATATTACATTCAGAGAATTTAGTGATATTGATATTTTATTAACCAACAGATCAGATGCATTAAAGGCCAAAAATATTATTCTTTCAAGGGGATATGAACTTTATCATCCAAAAGAAACCAAATCAGAGAATAAAGATCCGTATATGAAATTACTCTCAGAATTTACATTTATAAACCCAAAAACAAGATCAACAGTTGAAATTAAGTGGAACTTTGAAGGTATGTTTTTTTCATTTCCTAAGAATCCAAATTTTTTGTTAAACGATCCAAAAATCTTTGAAATTAGTGAATTCAAGTTAAAAACATTTTCCCAAGTTAATCAAATTCTGATACTATCTATACATGTTGCAAAACATGGCTGGACTCGATTATCATGGATTTGTGATATTTCAGAATTTATTCAAAGAGAGAATATTGATTGGTATGAAACCCTTGAAAAAGCCGAAAAATTAGGGGTAAAACGAATATTAATGATTAATTTATCATTAGCAAGAGATTTTTTTGGATTAGAACTCCCAGATACCATTTCTTATGATTTGAGTTCAGATGATGCAGTAAAAACTATTTCAGATATTATTAAAAAAAGGATTTTCTATGAAAATAATAAATCATTAAATATTTTTGAAAAATCGTATATATATTTTAAAAAAAGGGAAAATGTTATGGATGGCATTAAAGATTGTTTGAATATTTTGACAAGGCCTGTTTATAGAGATTATAAAGATATTCCTTTACCTCAATTTTTATTTCCTCTTTATTTTATTCTTCACCCTATTTTATTAATAATAAGATACCACTAA
- a CDS encoding glycosyltransferase family 2 protein has protein sequence MNHNIKKFNDNFTIISVVIPALNEEGIVGKTVSSIPINKLKEMGFQVEIIVVDNDSTDNTAQEARESGARVVYQPNRGYGNAYLKGLKETKGDIIIMGDADGTYPLEYAHEFILPILEENYDFVIGSRFDGEIESGAMPPLHRYLGNPMLSKMLNILFKSDVKDTHCGMRAFKKSSIDKLDLKSPGMEFAIEMVIEASEKDLKIFQTPINYRVRGGEAKLSSIKDGWRHVNYMINRKFLKRSDYYSNSSE, from the coding sequence ATGAATCATAATATTAAAAAATTCAATGATAATTTCACCATAATTTCAGTGGTTATTCCAGCACTAAATGAAGAGGGTATTGTTGGAAAAACTGTTTCTTCCATTCCTATTAATAAATTAAAAGAAATGGGATTTCAAGTGGAAATAATAGTAGTAGATAACGATTCTACAGACAATACCGCTCAAGAAGCCAGGGAATCAGGGGCTAGAGTGGTTTATCAACCTAATCGAGGGTATGGGAATGCCTACCTAAAAGGACTCAAAGAAACAAAAGGAGATATAATAATCATGGGAGATGCAGATGGTACTTATCCATTAGAATATGCCCATGAATTTATTTTACCCATTTTAGAAGAAAATTACGATTTTGTGATAGGATCTCGTTTTGATGGAGAAATAGAAAGCGGTGCTATGCCGCCATTGCACAGATACCTTGGAAACCCTATGCTTTCCAAAATGTTAAATATTTTATTTAAATCAGATGTGAAAGACACTCATTGTGGTATGCGCGCTTTTAAAAAGAGTTCTATTGATAAATTGGATTTGAAATCTCCAGGGATGGAATTTGCCATTGAAATGGTGATTGAAGCATCCGAAAAAGATTTGAAAATATTCCAGACCCCTATTAATTACCGTGTTAGAGGCGGCGAAGCTAAGTTAAGTTCCATTAAAGACGGCTGGAGACATGTAAATTACATGATAAATAGAAAATTCCTAAAACGGTCTGATTATTATAGTAATTCTAGTGAATAA
- a CDS encoding glycosyltransferase has protein sequence MAKSLVSIVIPMKNEGNILKRCFQSMENIDYPHDLIELVIINDGSTDNTKELIINHDWNFNFQYIETGGVGVSKARDLGSKKANGKYILFTDADCVAYPKWILELLKPFENDVAAVGGPNLTPKNDSPFAKCVGSVLSILSKPGARYAFEGEEVTEIHHNPTCNVMYKKEVLEEVNGFNHRLITTDDEELDYRIRKKGYRILYTPFAKVDHYRRPSWKKFIKMAYYYGLGRMQSTKMHPKMGKWFHFAPMLYVLILIGLGILSLFYNICMYIFISLIILSILGILVISIIFTYNKECGFTTFFSLINIWLYGYGVGMLRGVFK, from the coding sequence ATGGCAAAGTCACTTGTATCAATAGTCATCCCTATGAAAAATGAAGGAAACATATTAAAAAGATGTTTTCAATCCATGGAAAACATTGATTATCCCCATGACCTGATTGAACTGGTTATTATAAACGATGGTTCAACAGACAATACCAAAGAGCTTATTATAAATCATGACTGGAATTTTAATTTTCAGTACATTGAAACTGGAGGAGTAGGAGTTTCCAAAGCTAGAGATCTAGGTTCTAAAAAAGCTAATGGAAAATATATTCTTTTTACTGATGCGGACTGTGTAGCTTATCCAAAATGGATTTTAGAGCTTCTAAAACCATTTGAAAATGATGTAGCTGCTGTTGGAGGTCCAAATTTAACTCCAAAAAATGATAGCCCTTTTGCAAAATGTGTGGGGTCTGTGCTATCTATTTTAAGTAAACCCGGCGCTAGATACGCCTTTGAAGGAGAGGAAGTGACCGAAATACATCATAATCCCACATGTAACGTGATGTATAAAAAAGAAGTCTTGGAAGAAGTAAATGGATTCAATCATAGATTAATAACCACTGATGATGAAGAATTAGATTATAGAATTAGAAAAAAAGGTTATCGAATATTATATACTCCTTTTGCTAAAGTAGACCACTATAGAAGACCCAGCTGGAAAAAATTCATTAAAATGGCATATTACTACGGTTTAGGCCGGATGCAATCTACTAAAATGCATCCTAAAATGGGAAAATGGTTTCACTTTGCACCAATGTTATATGTTTTAATTTTAATAGGACTAGGGATATTATCATTATTTTATAATATTTGCATGTATATCTTTATCAGTTTAATAATTCTGAGTATTTTAGGAATTTTAGTAATTAGCATAATCTTTACCTACAACAAAGAATGTGGTTTTACCACATTTTTTTCCCTTATAAATATATGGTTATATGGATACGGAGTAGGTATGTTAAGAGGTGTTTTTAAATGA